The following proteins come from a genomic window of Ornithinimicrobium cryptoxanthini:
- a CDS encoding GOLPH3/VPS74 family protein — MNRQSDGHAVERPEGGASPGRDDVLIADDLMLLLLDDDGGSVQAAGTLYYTLGGAVLTELALLGRVEVDDSGVLNGPRVTPAGEGPLPDPLLQSAYDIVAAKTQRVQPLLIAIGADLGSVMFDRLAGRGLVRREESRVLGIFRTTRWPATGDSHEAQLRERIRQVLEDGAAPDARTAATIGLLFASGAMPSLRPALPWTSTTVARAQELTSGSWGPDAVATAVTRTATAVAAAVAATTR; from the coding sequence ATGAACCGCCAGTCAGACGGGCATGCCGTCGAGCGACCCGAGGGAGGAGCGAGCCCGGGGCGAGACGACGTTCTCATCGCGGACGACCTCATGTTGCTCCTGCTGGACGACGACGGTGGCTCCGTCCAGGCCGCGGGGACGCTCTACTACACCCTCGGCGGCGCAGTGCTGACCGAGCTCGCCCTGCTCGGTCGGGTCGAGGTCGACGACAGCGGAGTCCTGAACGGTCCGCGCGTCACTCCTGCCGGAGAAGGCCCGCTGCCCGACCCTCTTCTTCAGTCGGCCTATGACATCGTCGCGGCCAAGACCCAGCGGGTCCAGCCCCTGCTCATCGCCATCGGCGCTGATCTGGGGTCCGTGATGTTCGACCGGCTCGCAGGCCGCGGTCTGGTCCGGCGTGAAGAGTCCCGAGTCCTCGGCATCTTCCGCACCACGAGGTGGCCGGCGACCGGGGACTCGCACGAGGCCCAGCTGCGGGAGAGGATCCGCCAGGTGCTGGAGGACGGCGCGGCCCCCGATGCTCGCACCGCGGCGACCATCGGACTGCTGTTTGCCAGCGGGGCCATGCCGTCGCTGCGTCCAGCGCTGCCCTGGACCTCGACGACGGTGGCCCGGGCCCAGGAGCTCACGAGCGGCAGCTGGGGTCCCGACGCGGTCGCGACCGCAGTGACCCGCACCGCGACCGCCGTGGCGGCAGCGGTGGCGGCGACCACCAGATGA
- a CDS encoding 4-hydroxy-tetrahydrodipicolinate reductase, with protein sequence MPLQIGIFGRGRLGSAIAAAADQTNDLEVAWLVGHEATEHLSPVDVALDVSHADGVDDHLTWARATGTDLVIGATGWDPALLATSSRCQEVGTDAQHPAIGILTAPNFSLTVALLRRLTLTLGRYAAASPEHLDVAVSEVHHTRKVDAPSGTAVLLRDALAEATARPAHGIQTTSLRLGEVVGRHDVHLTGAHESITLTHEAHTRDVFALGALTAARWIHGRRGTFTFDDLADDVIDPLFSSTTT encoded by the coding sequence ATGCCACTGCAGATCGGGATCTTCGGTCGGGGCCGCCTAGGCTCCGCGATCGCCGCTGCCGCAGACCAGACCAACGACCTCGAGGTCGCCTGGCTGGTCGGCCACGAGGCCACCGAGCACCTCTCCCCCGTCGACGTGGCTCTCGATGTCAGTCACGCCGACGGCGTCGACGACCACCTGACGTGGGCCCGCGCCACCGGCACCGACCTGGTGATCGGCGCGACCGGCTGGGACCCGGCCCTCCTCGCGACCAGCAGCCGCTGCCAGGAGGTCGGCACAGACGCCCAACACCCTGCGATCGGCATCCTGACCGCCCCGAACTTCTCGCTGACCGTGGCCCTGCTGCGCCGGCTGACCCTCACCCTCGGCCGTTATGCCGCAGCCTCCCCCGAGCACCTCGACGTGGCCGTCAGCGAGGTGCACCACACCCGCAAGGTCGACGCCCCCAGCGGCACCGCGGTCCTGCTGCGCGACGCCCTCGCCGAGGCCACCGCCCGCCCGGCCCACGGCATACAGACCACCAGCCTGCGCCTCGGCGAGGTCGTCGGCCGCCACGACGTGCACCTGACCGGCGCCCACGAGTCGATCACCCTGACGCACGAGGCACACACCCGCGACGTCTTCGCCCTCGGCGCCCTGACCGCGGCCCGCTGGATCCACGGCCGCCGCGGCACCTTCACCTTCGACGACCTCGCCGACGACGTCATCGACCCCCTGTTCTCATCCACCACCACCTAG
- a CDS encoding 2,3,4,5-tetrahydropyridine-2,6-dicarboxylate N-succinyltransferase has product MTTALTTTATTELSTFFSAPVADLREDPQTPERIDELLHALEAGQIRAAEQDARGDWHANAWVKTGILAAFALSETIDLPGWPGGAVDKSLVPPRQLTAADGVRVVPGGTSVRRGAHLAPGVVVMPPSYANTGSFVGAGSMVDSHVLVGSCAQVGQRVHLSAAVQLGGVLEPIGARPVIVEDDAFIGAQCGLYEGVLVRHRAVLAPGVVLTSRTTIHDLVNGRDLRGEVPAGAVVVPGSRPARGEYAERLGLSVYAPVIVKFRDDSTDASTVLEEVLR; this is encoded by the coding sequence ATGACGACCGCCCTGACCACCACTGCGACAACAGAACTCTCGACCTTCTTCAGCGCGCCGGTCGCCGACCTGCGCGAGGACCCGCAGACGCCCGAGCGCATCGATGAGCTCCTCCACGCACTCGAGGCCGGCCAGATCCGGGCAGCCGAGCAGGACGCCCGTGGCGACTGGCACGCCAACGCCTGGGTCAAGACCGGGATCCTGGCGGCGTTCGCACTCAGCGAGACCATCGACCTGCCCGGCTGGCCCGGCGGCGCGGTCGACAAGTCGCTCGTCCCGCCCCGGCAACTGACCGCTGCGGACGGCGTGCGGGTCGTGCCTGGCGGCACCTCGGTCCGCCGCGGCGCCCATCTTGCACCGGGCGTCGTTGTCATGCCGCCGAGCTATGCCAACACCGGCTCCTTCGTCGGCGCCGGGTCGATGGTCGACAGCCACGTCCTGGTCGGGTCGTGCGCACAGGTCGGGCAGCGCGTGCACCTGTCGGCGGCGGTCCAGCTGGGCGGTGTCCTGGAGCCGATCGGCGCGCGCCCGGTGATCGTCGAGGACGACGCCTTCATCGGGGCTCAGTGCGGTCTGTATGAAGGAGTCCTCGTGCGCCACCGCGCCGTCCTGGCCCCCGGCGTCGTGCTCACCTCACGCACGACGATTCACGACCTGGTCAACGGCCGTGACCTGCGGGGCGAGGTGCCGGCCGGGGCCGTGGTCGTCCCCGGTTCACGTCCCGCTCGCGGGGAGTATGCCGAGCGCCTGGGCCTGTCGGTCTATGCCCCGGTCATCGTGAAGTTCCGGGACGACTCGACCGACGCCTCCACAGTCCTCGAAGAGGTGCTGCGGTGA
- the dapA gene encoding 4-hydroxy-tetrahydrodipicolinate synthase: MSGAQFTGLGVALATPFTTGAEATGKPAPGGGSSRKRPAVDLTAFRSLVQHVVAGGADFLVVLGSTGEAATVTPEERATLVRTAREAAPGVPLVVGTGHNDTEYAVQLARAAVTCGADGLLVVTPYYNKPQPTGIVAHFQTIAEELPGVPVIAYNVPGRTGSNLTPETLRDLWAIPEVVAVKESCGDLRQIAQICQEAPPGRVVLAGDDDLALAAIAVGARGLVSVCGNVAPAQTAALVSAALEGDLTAAREQFAQLAPLMRALFSESNPVPLKAALACLGLATGMVRAPLAPAAPDTWAHIQSALSGLGLGATASTPAATTRLGVAS, from the coding sequence ATGAGCGGTGCACAGTTCACCGGCCTCGGCGTCGCGCTCGCGACGCCGTTCACCACTGGCGCGGAGGCGACCGGCAAGCCGGCCCCCGGCGGAGGTTCCTCCCGCAAGCGGCCGGCCGTGGATCTCACGGCCTTCCGGTCCCTGGTCCAGCACGTCGTGGCAGGCGGCGCCGACTTCCTGGTGGTCCTCGGGTCCACGGGTGAGGCCGCGACGGTCACCCCCGAGGAGCGCGCGACCCTGGTCAGGACGGCACGCGAGGCAGCACCGGGCGTCCCCCTAGTCGTGGGCACCGGGCACAACGACACGGAGTATGCCGTGCAGCTGGCCCGCGCGGCCGTCACCTGTGGGGCGGATGGGCTGTTGGTCGTCACCCCCTACTACAACAAGCCCCAGCCCACCGGGATCGTGGCGCACTTCCAGACCATCGCCGAGGAGCTGCCGGGCGTGCCGGTCATCGCCTACAACGTGCCGGGGCGCACCGGGTCCAACCTGACCCCGGAGACGCTGCGCGACCTGTGGGCGATCCCCGAGGTCGTCGCCGTCAAGGAGTCCTGCGGTGACCTGCGCCAGATCGCGCAGATCTGCCAGGAGGCGCCCCCCGGCCGAGTCGTGCTGGCCGGTGACGACGACCTGGCGCTGGCCGCGATAGCCGTCGGCGCGCGCGGGCTGGTCTCGGTGTGCGGCAACGTCGCCCCCGCCCAGACTGCTGCGCTCGTGTCCGCCGCCCTCGAGGGCGACCTGACCGCTGCCCGCGAGCAGTTCGCGCAGCTCGCACCGCTGATGCGGGCACTGTTCTCCGAGAGCAACCCGGTGCCGCTGAAGGCCGCCCTGGCCTGCCTGGGCCTGGCGACCGGCATGGTCCGCGCTCCCCTGGCCCCGGCCGCGCCCGACACCTGGGCGCACATCCAGTCGGCCCTGTCTGGCCTGGGCCTCGGCGCCACCGCCTCCACCCCGGCAGCGACCACCCGGCTCGGGGTGGCGTCATGA
- a CDS encoding DoxX family membrane protein, with translation MHPTHLPLRLATGAFILNSGLSKLGADEDTATFLHGAAAGTYPAVFKDMEPKTFATLLAYGEIGVGVVLLVPMVPATVAGAALTGFGASLMGTYFTNPAMTQADGIRPSPEGTGLAKDVWLVGAGLTLLTQGIGWAAKKKAQATGKKIREVAPFTS, from the coding sequence ATGCACCCGACCCACCTGCCGCTGCGTCTCGCGACCGGTGCGTTCATCCTCAACTCCGGCCTCAGCAAGCTCGGCGCCGACGAGGACACCGCCACCTTCCTGCACGGCGCCGCCGCCGGCACCTACCCGGCCGTCTTCAAGGACATGGAGCCCAAGACGTTTGCCACGCTCCTGGCCTATGGCGAGATCGGCGTGGGCGTCGTCCTGCTTGTCCCGATGGTGCCCGCGACCGTGGCCGGCGCGGCACTGACCGGTTTCGGTGCGAGCCTGATGGGGACGTACTTCACCAACCCTGCCATGACCCAGGCCGACGGCATCCGTCCGAGCCCGGAGGGCACCGGGCTGGCCAAGGATGTCTGGCTCGTCGGTGCCGGGCTGACTCTGCTCACCCAGGGCATCGGCTGGGCAGCGAAGAAGAAGGCACAGGCTACCGGCAAGAAGATCCGCGAGGTCGCCCCCTTCACCAGCTGA
- a CDS encoding pyridoxal phosphate-dependent aminotransferase: MSTATRVTSLSPSLIRAMAVGAPPQAIDLGLGVPGWVLPEPARRALEECAARPEPLGYGPNTGIPELVSAIADHHHLGDVTLVGSGAPVSRLQTSASHHETDTRPVAGDVADRIMVTAGSQAALTALFLSHVSPGQLVLVPDPGFPAYATLARLAGAVPVPYRLGPRGDLDPAQFSAALDSGDVALAVINHPGNPTGGGATPEALAAVASAARAAGALLVSDEVYREVHLGPRPASLHDVTDTGVVVTSVSKGWAAPGLRVGWAVGDPALLHPARLVHNAMTTCAARPSQLAATALLRASESVLRDTRRELIARWSIAQTGPAAVRPVATPAGGFYAWIPLPQWAVRDPMGFCLRLRDEGQVIVVPGSAFGAGGADHVRVSCGGDPKALAQGLARMAPFWEAP; the protein is encoded by the coding sequence GTGAGCACGGCGACTCGTGTCACGTCATTGTCGCCGTCCCTGATCCGGGCCATGGCCGTCGGTGCACCACCTCAGGCGATCGACCTGGGCCTAGGCGTGCCTGGGTGGGTCCTGCCCGAGCCGGCCCGACGGGCACTGGAGGAGTGCGCTGCCCGGCCGGAGCCGCTGGGCTACGGTCCAAACACCGGCATCCCCGAGCTGGTTTCGGCGATCGCCGACCACCACCACCTTGGGGACGTGACATTGGTGGGCTCCGGCGCACCAGTGTCACGTCTCCAGACATCCGCCTCTCACCACGAGACGGACACCCGCCCCGTGGCCGGGGACGTCGCGGACCGGATTATGGTCACCGCGGGCAGCCAGGCGGCGCTGACCGCCCTCTTCCTCAGCCACGTCTCCCCCGGCCAACTGGTCCTGGTCCCGGACCCCGGCTTCCCGGCATACGCCACCCTGGCGCGGTTGGCCGGTGCCGTGCCGGTGCCCTATCGACTCGGCCCGCGCGGAGATCTCGACCCCGCGCAGTTCTCGGCGGCGCTCGACTCCGGCGACGTGGCACTGGCCGTGATCAACCACCCGGGCAACCCGACCGGCGGTGGCGCCACCCCTGAGGCTCTCGCTGCGGTCGCCTCCGCTGCGCGGGCGGCCGGGGCGCTGCTGGTGTCTGACGAGGTCTATCGCGAGGTCCACCTCGGCCCGCGGCCCGCCTCGCTGCACGACGTGACCGACACCGGCGTCGTCGTCACCTCGGTGAGCAAGGGCTGGGCGGCGCCCGGGCTGCGGGTCGGCTGGGCGGTCGGTGACCCAGCGCTGCTGCACCCGGCGCGGCTGGTGCACAACGCGATGACGACGTGTGCGGCACGCCCCAGCCAGCTGGCGGCGACGGCGCTGCTGCGGGCCTCGGAGTCGGTGCTGCGGGACACGCGGCGCGAGCTGATCGCACGCTGGTCGATCGCCCAGACCGGCCCTGCGGCGGTGCGTCCGGTGGCGACGCCGGCCGGAGGCTTCTATGCCTGGATCCCGTTGCCGCAGTGGGCGGTCCGTGACCCGATGGGGTTCTGCCTGCGGCTGCGCGACGAGGGTCAGGTCATCGTCGTGCCGGGCAGTGCGTTCGGCGCAGGCGGGGCCGACCACGTGCGCGTCTCCTGCGGCGGCGACCCCAAGGCCCTGGCCCAGGGGCTGGCGCGGATGGCTCCGTTCTGGGAGGCGCCATGA
- a CDS encoding ABC transporter permease — protein MFTIAHSELTQILRDRSTLVTSFFMPLAAAAFFIYYRDVLERFTSLGYLAAVLVLTIAAFSLYTTVVTTLAARRQNLFLKRLRSTAASDPAILTGLVLPVTVISMTQVGLILVAFAVVSGAPANIPLLALAIVATFVMMLALGLATAGLTSSSERAQITTLPVSLGTIAVATWVGITGTESLTVVKRALPGGSATELVIQAWNGGALTSDSLMLLLPTLVWVVVAVALAARLFRWEPRR, from the coding sequence ATGTTCACCATCGCTCACAGCGAGCTGACCCAGATCCTCCGCGACCGCAGCACGCTCGTCACCAGCTTCTTCATGCCCCTGGCCGCAGCGGCCTTCTTCATCTACTACCGAGACGTGCTCGAGAGGTTCACCAGCCTCGGCTACCTCGCGGCCGTGCTCGTCCTGACCATCGCGGCGTTCAGCCTCTACACCACCGTAGTCACCACCCTGGCCGCCCGCCGGCAGAACCTTTTCCTCAAGCGGTTGCGCTCGACGGCAGCCTCCGACCCCGCCATCCTCACGGGGCTGGTGCTGCCGGTCACCGTGATCTCCATGACTCAGGTCGGTCTCATCCTGGTCGCCTTCGCCGTCGTCAGCGGCGCGCCGGCCAACATCCCGCTGCTGGCACTGGCGATCGTCGCCACCTTCGTCATGATGCTTGCCCTGGGTCTGGCGACAGCTGGGCTGACGAGCTCCTCCGAGCGTGCCCAGATCACCACGCTCCCCGTCAGCCTGGGCACCATCGCCGTGGCTACCTGGGTCGGCATCACCGGCACCGAGAGCCTCACCGTGGTCAAGCGAGCACTCCCCGGAGGCTCGGCGACCGAGCTGGTCATCCAGGCCTGGAACGGTGGCGCCCTCACCTCCGACTCGCTGATGCTGCTGCTCCCCACCCTCGTCTGGGTCGTGGTCGCCGTGGCACTGGCCGCCCGGCTGTTCCGCTGGGAACCACGGCGCTGA
- a CDS encoding ATP-binding protein, translating to MAGIVGRRAEREAIEHLLAQAELGRSGVLVLRGEAGIGKTELLEHARTTATESGFRVETTVGMESEAQFAFAGVHQLCAPLLGRIGVLPDPQQTALGVAFGQRAGPAPDPFLVGLATLNLLAEAADESPLLCLFDDAQWLDQASAQVLAFVARRVGAEHLAMVFALRESTDRGGELFTGLPEVRLAGLDDAEAHALLAAVVRGPLDDQVRDRILAEARGNPLALLELPRSGQAEQLAGGFQLPGALAVPHRIEDAFRQRSATLPAQTQSLLLVAAADPTGDVALLWRAAEHLGIAPEAAAPAESAGLLEINSRVRFRHPLVRSAIYQAAASPEHRRTHGALAAATDPGLDPERRAWHRAQAVLGTDAEAAAELEQMADRARDRGGLAAAAAFLQRAAELSPDPASRARRALEGAHAMHAAGATDAATALLAVAGTGPLDSVQRAQLQLLRAQIAFHLTRESNAPSMLLEAAQMLAPLDAALSRETYLHALDAAVLNGHDAVRIAGAVRSAPPAETPERVVDLLLEGLATALTQGYAAGAPALQHALRSTGDTLCADTGEERDNEDWLWLAGRTAIALFDDELVYAIANRNVRRARETGALAVLPAALNLLAITSVLMGKLGRAGELAAEATAITQDTGGVHLPHAHVILAAWRGDQETTAAHLDATAADAAYPDGSADAAQALYAQAVLHNGLGNYADAQEAAARACDASELALSSSSLPELVEASVRLGDVDQATSALEQFTSRTRASGTQWALGLEAYARGLTSTGSAAEEQYREAIARLSDCRMAPYAARAHLAFGEWLRRERRRQDAREQLRTAHELLMEMGVEAFAARAARELRATGEHPRKRTAQPTDALTAHELHIARLVATGATSREVGTQLFLSPRTIEAHLRSIFAKLGISSRRQLSEMQLS from the coding sequence GTGGCAGGCATCGTCGGCCGTCGCGCCGAGCGCGAGGCGATCGAGCACCTGCTCGCCCAGGCAGAGCTGGGGCGCAGTGGGGTTCTCGTGCTGCGCGGGGAAGCAGGGATCGGCAAGACCGAGCTGCTGGAGCATGCTCGCACCACTGCTACCGAGTCAGGCTTCCGGGTCGAGACCACGGTCGGCATGGAGTCCGAGGCTCAGTTCGCGTTCGCCGGCGTGCACCAGCTGTGTGCCCCGCTGCTCGGGCGCATCGGTGTCCTGCCCGACCCGCAGCAGACCGCCCTCGGTGTCGCGTTCGGACAACGAGCCGGTCCTGCTCCGGACCCGTTCCTGGTCGGGTTGGCGACGCTCAACCTGCTGGCCGAGGCCGCGGACGAGTCGCCGCTGCTGTGCCTCTTTGACGACGCGCAGTGGCTGGACCAGGCGTCGGCGCAGGTGCTGGCGTTCGTGGCTCGTCGGGTGGGCGCGGAGCACCTGGCGATGGTGTTTGCCCTCCGCGAGTCGACCGACCGGGGTGGTGAGCTCTTCACCGGCCTGCCCGAGGTGCGCCTGGCCGGCCTGGACGACGCTGAGGCCCACGCGCTGCTGGCCGCGGTGGTCCGCGGTCCGCTGGATGACCAGGTGCGCGATCGGATCCTCGCCGAGGCGCGCGGCAATCCGCTGGCACTGCTCGAGCTGCCTCGCAGCGGACAGGCAGAGCAGCTGGCCGGCGGCTTCCAGCTGCCCGGCGCCCTGGCTGTCCCGCATCGCATCGAGGACGCGTTCCGGCAGCGCTCGGCGACCTTGCCGGCCCAGACCCAGTCGTTGCTGCTGGTGGCCGCTGCCGACCCGACCGGCGACGTGGCGTTGCTCTGGCGCGCTGCCGAGCACCTGGGGATCGCCCCTGAGGCGGCCGCACCCGCTGAGTCCGCGGGCTTGTTGGAGATCAACAGCAGAGTGCGCTTCCGACATCCACTGGTGCGCTCGGCGATCTATCAGGCGGCCGCGTCGCCGGAGCACCGCCGCACTCACGGGGCTCTGGCCGCAGCCACAGATCCTGGCCTTGACCCCGAGCGGCGGGCCTGGCACCGCGCACAGGCCGTGCTGGGGACCGACGCGGAGGCCGCCGCCGAGCTGGAGCAGATGGCTGACCGGGCACGAGACCGTGGTGGGCTGGCCGCCGCGGCCGCGTTCCTGCAGCGCGCGGCCGAGCTGTCTCCTGACCCTGCCTCCCGCGCGCGACGCGCATTGGAGGGAGCGCACGCGATGCACGCGGCCGGTGCCACCGATGCGGCGACGGCGCTGCTGGCCGTCGCGGGGACTGGGCCGTTGGACAGCGTCCAGCGCGCCCAGCTGCAACTGCTGCGCGCCCAGATCGCCTTTCACCTGACGCGTGAGAGCAATGCACCGAGCATGCTCCTGGAGGCGGCTCAGATGCTGGCGCCCTTGGACGCTGCCCTGTCCCGCGAGACTTATCTGCATGCTCTGGACGCGGCGGTCCTCAATGGTCACGATGCGGTCCGCATCGCCGGAGCGGTCCGATCAGCGCCCCCGGCAGAGACGCCGGAGCGAGTGGTGGACCTGCTTCTCGAGGGCCTGGCGACGGCGTTGACACAGGGATACGCGGCGGGCGCGCCAGCACTTCAGCACGCCCTCAGGTCCACTGGTGACACCCTCTGCGCGGACACGGGCGAGGAGCGCGACAACGAGGACTGGCTGTGGCTGGCCGGCCGCACCGCGATAGCGCTCTTCGACGACGAGCTGGTCTATGCGATAGCCAACCGCAACGTCCGACGGGCTCGCGAAACGGGCGCTCTCGCAGTCCTCCCCGCTGCCCTGAACCTGTTGGCCATCACCTCGGTGCTCATGGGCAAGCTCGGCAGAGCGGGTGAGCTCGCCGCCGAGGCAACCGCGATCACGCAGGACACCGGCGGCGTGCACCTGCCACACGCGCACGTGATCCTGGCAGCCTGGCGAGGTGACCAGGAGACGACTGCCGCACACCTCGACGCCACCGCCGCTGATGCCGCCTATCCCGATGGCAGCGCGGACGCGGCCCAGGCTCTGTATGCGCAGGCGGTCCTGCACAACGGGTTGGGCAACTATGCCGACGCCCAGGAGGCAGCTGCGCGCGCGTGCGACGCCTCCGAGCTGGCGCTCAGCAGTTCCAGCCTTCCCGAGCTCGTCGAGGCCAGCGTCCGGCTCGGCGACGTGGACCAGGCCACGTCCGCGCTTGAGCAGTTCACCTCTCGGACCCGCGCCAGCGGCACCCAGTGGGCTCTCGGGCTTGAGGCCTACGCACGAGGGCTGACGAGCACCGGGTCCGCCGCTGAAGAGCAATATCGGGAGGCGATCGCACGCCTCAGCGACTGCCGGATGGCCCCGTATGCCGCCCGCGCCCACCTCGCCTTCGGGGAGTGGCTGCGCCGCGAACGTCGCCGTCAGGACGCCCGCGAGCAGCTCCGCACGGCCCACGAGCTGCTGATGGAGATGGGCGTGGAGGCGTTCGCAGCACGCGCCGCCCGCGAGCTGCGCGCCACGGGCGAGCATCCGCGCAAGCGGACCGCCCAGCCGACCGACGCACTCACCGCACACGAACTGCACATCGCGCGGTTGGTCGCGACGGGGGCCACCTCCCGCGAGGTCGGCACCCAGCTCTTCCTCAGCCCTCGGACCATCGAGGCCCATCTGCGCAGCATCTTCGCCAAGCTCGGCATCAGCTCGCGCCGGCAGCTCAGTGAGATGCAGTTGTCCTGA
- a CDS encoding ABC transporter ATP-binding protein, whose translation MEQHTDLAVATRDRGLPHEAGRFGPVIEVESLDVAYGDFTAVKGLSFQVQRGELYALLGTNGAGKTSALEVIEGHRRASSGRVRVFGHSPTDRAAVRPRMGIMLQESGFAADLTVAESIRLIGRLSGRSDTVARILGVVDLTRKAGTRVSQLSGGEKRRLDFATAIYGRPELIILDEPTTGLDIQSRDALWAAVEKLREDGSTIVLTTHYLEEAQQRADRVGVMHQGVFRHQGTVADLTRTLPASIQFTLPPGTPTPPVPATRDVDGRFQIETFELQRDLTGLLGWAADRDVELIDLTAAPTRLDDVFRAIDTDPARS comes from the coding sequence ATGGAACAACACACAGATCTGGCGGTCGCCACACGGGACCGGGGGCTGCCCCACGAGGCCGGTCGCTTCGGACCGGTCATCGAGGTCGAGTCGCTCGACGTGGCCTACGGCGACTTCACGGCCGTGAAGGGCCTCTCGTTCCAGGTGCAGCGCGGAGAACTCTATGCCCTGCTCGGCACCAACGGGGCGGGCAAGACCTCGGCGTTGGAGGTGATCGAGGGTCACCGCAGAGCATCGTCGGGCAGGGTCCGCGTCTTCGGCCACAGCCCGACCGACCGGGCCGCCGTGCGTCCACGGATGGGCATCATGCTCCAGGAGAGCGGCTTTGCCGCCGACCTGACCGTCGCTGAGTCGATCCGGCTCATCGGCCGGCTCAGCGGTCGGTCCGACACCGTCGCACGGATCCTCGGCGTCGTGGACCTGACCCGCAAGGCCGGCACCCGTGTGTCGCAGCTGTCCGGCGGCGAGAAGCGACGTCTTGACTTCGCCACCGCGATCTATGGGCGGCCCGAGCTCATCATCCTGGACGAGCCCACCACCGGGCTGGACATCCAGTCCCGGGACGCGCTGTGGGCAGCCGTCGAGAAGCTCCGGGAGGACGGGTCCACCATCGTCCTGACCACCCACTACCTGGAAGAGGCCCAGCAACGGGCCGACCGCGTCGGCGTGATGCACCAGGGCGTCTTCCGCCACCAGGGCACGGTGGCCGACCTGACCCGCACCCTGCCCGCGTCGATCCAGTTCACGCTGCCGCCCGGCACACCGACGCCACCTGTGCCGGCCACCAGAGATGTCGACGGTCGCTTCCAGATCGAGACCTTCGAGCTGCAGCGCGACCTCACCGGCCTGCTCGGCTGGGCCGCGGACCGCGACGTCGAGCTGATCGACCTGACCGCCGCCCCCACCCGCCTGGACGACGTCTTCCGCGCCATCGACACCGACCCGGCGCGCTCCTAA
- a CDS encoding adenylate/guanylate cyclase domain-containing protein: MLTSGETRYARSGTVDIAYQSLGSGTRDIVVGIGWVSHLELLWELPETVHFLERLSALGRLIIYDARGTGMSDRPTEAPSVDDLVPDLLAVLDATGSQRAVIVGWLDKAAVALALAARHPDRVEALVLGEAMASTRSREGHPTGLEPAAVERLAESVEQGAWGTGYLLPWIAPGVSQEPRVLAWWRRWERMSATPNAAAAMLRLLLDVDVRGVLDQVQAPVLVLHRRDNDFVPPTAVRWLAEHLPDARYAEVPGDELAAFFGDTDALMDEVEEFVAGTRTGADEDRVVATLLVTDVVGSTSQAATLGDRRWRELLDWHHQEVRRLLARHGGVEIDTAGDGFLATFDLPSRAITCAVAISEHLHHHGIEIRAGLHTGEVVRAGGAVRGVAVHVAARVAALGGAGDVLVSGTVQALVLGSGKALHPHGTHVLAGVPGTWEVFRAETGPNFA, from the coding sequence GTGCTGACGTCCGGCGAGACCCGTTATGCCCGGTCGGGCACGGTGGACATCGCCTATCAGAGCCTGGGCAGCGGCACTCGCGACATCGTGGTCGGCATCGGCTGGGTCTCGCACCTGGAGCTGCTCTGGGAGCTGCCCGAGACGGTCCACTTCCTGGAGCGTCTCAGCGCGCTGGGCCGGCTGATCATCTATGACGCCCGCGGCACCGGCATGTCGGACCGCCCCACGGAGGCACCATCGGTCGACGACCTGGTCCCCGACCTGCTGGCGGTGCTGGACGCCACCGGCAGCCAGCGCGCGGTCATCGTGGGTTGGCTCGACAAGGCCGCGGTCGCCCTCGCCCTGGCCGCACGGCACCCCGACCGGGTGGAGGCCCTCGTGCTGGGCGAGGCGATGGCCTCGACGAGATCGCGGGAGGGGCACCCCACGGGGCTTGAGCCGGCTGCCGTCGAGAGGCTCGCGGAGTCCGTCGAGCAGGGTGCGTGGGGCACCGGCTATCTGTTGCCGTGGATCGCACCGGGGGTGAGCCAGGAGCCGCGCGTGCTCGCGTGGTGGCGCCGGTGGGAGCGCATGTCTGCCACGCCAAACGCCGCTGCCGCGATGCTGCGGCTGCTGCTGGACGTGGACGTGCGAGGCGTGCTGGACCAGGTCCAGGCCCCCGTGCTGGTCCTGCACCGGCGTGACAACGACTTCGTCCCCCCCACCGCGGTGCGCTGGCTGGCCGAGCACCTACCCGATGCGCGGTATGCCGAGGTCCCCGGCGATGAGCTCGCGGCCTTTTTCGGCGACACGGACGCGCTGATGGACGAGGTCGAGGAGTTCGTCGCCGGCACCCGCACGGGCGCCGACGAGGACCGCGTGGTCGCCACCCTCCTGGTCACCGACGTCGTCGGGTCGACGTCCCAGGCCGCCACGCTGGGCGACCGACGGTGGCGTGAGCTGCTGGACTGGCACCACCAGGAGGTCCGCCGACTGCTGGCCCGCCACGGGGGCGTCGAGATCGACACCGCGGGGGACGGGTTCCTCGCGACGTTCGACCTGCCGAGCCGGGCCATCACCTGCGCCGTCGCGATCAGCGAGCACCTGCATCATCACGGGATCGAGATCCGTGCCGGGCTGCACACCGGCGAGGTGGTGCGCGCGGGCGGCGCGGTGCGCGGCGTGGCCGTCCACGTAGCCGCCCGGGTCGCAGCACTGGGCGGCGCCGGTGACGTGCTCGTCAGCGGCACCGTGCAGGCCCTCGTGCTCGGCTCGGGCAAGGCGCTGCATCCCCATGGGACCCACGTGCTGGCCGGCGTGCCCGGCACGTGGGAGGTGTTCCGGGCCGAGACTGGTCCGAACTTTGCGTGA